The Chthoniobacterales bacterium genome includes a window with the following:
- a CDS encoding PA0069 family radical SAM protein, with protein sequence MSAPRKKKKFVPIVEEAPPPLPAIHGRSASWNPANRFEKLHVDLGDEDVVQIAPTSAEEEKPRRETQFFRDLTKTIIARNDSPDVGFETSLNPYRGCEHGCIYCFARPTHEYLGFSAGLDFESRIMVKTDAAKLLEAELSSPKWEPQTLVMSGVTDPYQPVERKLRITRSCLEVLVKFRNPVAIITKNRLVTRDIDLLGDLARDNASAVNVSVTSLDPKVQRVLEPRTSSPAARLEAIAALHGAGIPVGVMVAPIIPGLTDHEVPRIVEACAKAGAQFAGYTIVRLPWAIAPLFEHWLDEHFPDKKEKVLSRIRHIRGGKINDPRWGFRTKGEGIFAEQIRSMFEVSCRRAGINGRPGLSTAAFRKPREQLQLSLG encoded by the coding sequence ATGTCGGCGCCTCGGAAGAAGAAAAAATTCGTCCCGATTGTGGAGGAAGCGCCCCCACCGTTGCCGGCGATTCACGGCCGAAGCGCTTCCTGGAATCCGGCGAATCGATTCGAAAAGCTGCACGTCGACCTAGGCGACGAAGACGTGGTCCAGATCGCTCCGACCAGCGCCGAGGAAGAAAAGCCAAGGCGCGAGACTCAGTTCTTTCGCGACCTGACGAAAACGATTATCGCCCGGAACGACAGCCCCGACGTCGGGTTCGAGACAAGCCTCAACCCCTACCGCGGTTGCGAACATGGCTGCATCTACTGCTTTGCGAGGCCGACCCACGAATACCTCGGGTTTTCCGCGGGGTTGGATTTCGAGAGCAGAATCATGGTGAAAACCGACGCGGCCAAATTGCTCGAGGCGGAATTGTCCTCGCCGAAGTGGGAGCCGCAAACGCTGGTGATGAGCGGCGTGACCGACCCCTACCAACCGGTCGAGCGCAAGCTGAGGATCACCCGCAGTTGCCTGGAAGTGCTGGTGAAATTTCGCAACCCCGTCGCGATTATTACCAAGAACCGGCTCGTGACCCGGGACATCGATCTTCTCGGCGACCTGGCGCGGGATAACGCTTCGGCGGTGAATGTCTCGGTCACCTCGCTCGATCCGAAGGTGCAGCGGGTGCTGGAGCCGCGCACTTCGTCGCCAGCGGCGCGCCTCGAAGCCATCGCCGCGCTGCACGGCGCCGGAATTCCAGTCGGCGTGATGGTGGCTCCGATTATTCCCGGACTCACCGATCACGAGGTGCCGCGAATCGTCGAGGCCTGCGCCAAAGCGGGCGCGCAATTCGCCGGATATACCATTGTCCGGCTGCCGTGGGCTATTGCTCCGCTTTTCGAGCATTGGCTGGACGAGCATTTTCCCGACAAGAAAGAAAAGGTCCTCTCGAGAATCCGCCACATCCGGGGCGGGAAGATCAATGATCCGCGCTGGGGGTTCCGCACCAAAGGTGAAGGAATTTTCGCGGAGCAGATCAGGTCGATGTTCGAGGTGAGTTGCCGCAGGGCAGGAATAAATGGCCGGCCCGGGTTATCGACCGCGGCGTTCCGAAAGCCCCGGGAGCAATTACAGCTTTCGCTCGGATAA
- a CDS encoding phosphatase PAP2 family protein — protein sequence MKDKREIRSIASMRWWFLIFAGSAVLLMISFYFDAGVQAWMAQHQNAGLRNFMGAVSRFGDWPEHVALGVVLLGLAYWRRNKKWMRIFAAMILACALAGAAARVVKISTGRARPNVQTEAEWNGPRFIPRFNSFPSGHTAASTAFFATLAFVSWRIGAGLLFIPLLIAFSRMYVAAHHLSDVLAAALIGLVAAFCVVRWKPLQIENRNSP from the coding sequence GTGAAAGACAAACGGGAAATTCGGTCGATCGCCTCCATGCGCTGGTGGTTCCTGATCTTTGCCGGCTCGGCCGTTCTGCTCATGATTAGTTTTTATTTCGATGCCGGCGTGCAGGCCTGGATGGCGCAGCACCAAAACGCCGGATTGAGGAACTTTATGGGCGCGGTGAGCCGGTTCGGCGATTGGCCCGAGCATGTGGCGCTGGGAGTTGTTCTCCTCGGGCTCGCTTATTGGCGCCGAAACAAAAAATGGATGCGTATATTTGCTGCGATGATTTTGGCCTGCGCGCTGGCCGGGGCCGCGGCGCGGGTAGTCAAAATTTCCACGGGCCGCGCCCGGCCAAACGTGCAAACGGAAGCCGAATGGAACGGCCCGCGGTTTATCCCCCGCTTCAATTCCTTTCCGTCGGGGCACACCGCCGCTTCCACGGCGTTCTTCGCCACGCTGGCGTTTGTCAGCTGGCGGATCGGAGCCGGACTTCTCTTCATTCCCCTCTTAATTGCCTTCTCCCGGATGTACGTCGCCGCGCACCACTTATCCGATGTCCTGGCCGCCGCCTTGATCGGGCTCGTCGCGGCGTTCTGCGTCGTCCGCTGGAAGCCGCTTCAAATCGAAAATCGAAATTCGCCGTAA
- a CDS encoding pyridoxal-phosphate dependent enzyme, with amino-acid sequence MEHRLKIENILAAAEAIDPVFRRTPQYHADSLSRLLGTKILVKVETANPIRSFKGRGAEFLASKIPANTKLITASAGNFGQAMAYACARRGIELTIYASVNANALKLERMRALGATVVLHGDDFDAAKMEAKRLAGAAGVRMVEDGLEPETGEGAGTIGIELAKGSDEIDAVLLPLGNGALTCGVGRYLKHARPEIRIVAIQAAGAPAMLESWKQKSVVTFDTMTTIADGIGVRIPIPECVQDMEGIVDDGILVKDASLIEAMRLAHQHLGLVLEPSGAAGLAAILENRDRFAGRNVAIVLCGGNLTPEQMKLWLS; translated from the coding sequence ATGGAACACCGCCTCAAGATCGAAAACATCCTGGCCGCGGCGGAAGCGATCGATCCGGTCTTCCGACGCACCCCGCAATATCACGCCGATTCCCTGTCGCGATTGCTCGGAACCAAAATCCTGGTCAAGGTCGAGACCGCCAATCCGATCCGATCGTTTAAAGGCCGCGGCGCTGAATTTCTGGCGTCGAAGATTCCGGCCAACACAAAACTGATCACAGCGAGTGCCGGCAATTTCGGACAGGCCATGGCTTACGCCTGCGCCCGGCGCGGGATCGAGCTCACCATTTACGCGAGCGTCAATGCCAACGCTCTCAAACTGGAACGGATGCGAGCGCTTGGGGCGACGGTGGTGCTCCACGGCGACGATTTCGATGCGGCTAAAATGGAGGCGAAGCGTCTCGCTGGCGCGGCCGGCGTCCGAATGGTCGAGGATGGCCTCGAACCCGAAACCGGCGAAGGGGCGGGCACCATCGGGATTGAGCTGGCGAAAGGAAGCGATGAAATCGACGCGGTCTTGCTGCCGCTGGGGAACGGTGCGCTGACCTGCGGAGTGGGCCGCTATTTGAAGCACGCTCGCCCGGAGATCCGCATTGTCGCCATCCAGGCTGCCGGGGCGCCCGCGATGCTCGAGTCCTGGAAGCAAAAGAGCGTTGTTACCTTCGATACGATGACGACCATCGCCGACGGGATCGGCGTCCGGATCCCGATTCCCGAATGCGTCCAGGACATGGAAGGAATTGTCGATGACGGCATTCTCGTGAAGGACGCCAGCCTGATCGAAGCGATGCGCCTGGCCCACCAGCATCTCGGCCTCGTGCTCGAACCTTCGGGCGCGGCAGGCCTCGCCGCGATCCTGGAAAACCGAGACCGCTTTGCCGGTCGAAATGTTGCGATCGTCCTTTGCGGCGGGAACCTCACCCCCGAGCAGATGAAGCTCTGGCTTTCCTGA
- the ruvA gene encoding Holliday junction branch migration protein RuvA, translating to MITFLNGTLTTALPTQAIVDVRGVGYEVFIPLSSYDKLPAPGQPVQILTHLHVREDAHILYGFMTAAERDLFRLLVNNVSGIGPKLALAVLSGMSVSNFKSAVVNADIASLSKISGLGKKTAERIVLELKDKLGVVAAWEAASAQHAPTPEQTQANEAVLALIALGYKQVDAHKTVRDLQEREPGAKSAEDLVKSALKKMAAGR from the coding sequence ATGATCACTTTTCTCAACGGCACGCTCACGACGGCATTACCAACGCAGGCGATCGTGGACGTCCGCGGCGTCGGCTACGAGGTTTTCATCCCGCTTTCCAGCTACGACAAACTCCCCGCGCCCGGCCAGCCGGTCCAAATCCTCACCCATCTCCATGTCCGCGAAGACGCGCACATTCTCTACGGCTTCATGACCGCGGCCGAACGCGATCTCTTTCGGCTCCTGGTCAACAACGTCAGCGGAATCGGCCCGAAGCTGGCGCTCGCGGTCCTGAGCGGAATGAGCGTGAGCAATTTCAAGAGCGCGGTGGTGAATGCTGATATTGCCTCGCTCTCGAAAATCAGCGGGCTCGGCAAAAAAACGGCGGAGCGCATTGTCCTGGAATTGAAAGACAAGCTGGGCGTGGTGGCGGCCTGGGAAGCGGCCAGCGCTCAGCACGCCCCGACCCCCGAGCAAACCCAGGCGAACGAAGCCGTCCTCGCGCTCATCGCGCTCGGGTACAAACAGGTCGATGCCCATAAAACCGTGCGCGATTTGCAGGAGCGCGAACCTGGAGCCAAATCGGCGGAAGATTTGGTAAAGTCCGCGCTGAAGAAGATGGCGGCTGGGAGATGA
- the ligD gene encoding non-homologous end-joining DNA ligase, which produces MSEKAELIVEGKKLPVSNLNKVLYPKAGFTKGQLIDYYIRVAPFLLPHLKDRPLTMKRYPNGVDQPFFYEKNCPSHRPSWVKTAKVWSEGNQRDMHYCLAQDLPTLVWAANLADIELHTSLARKKDVARPTMMVFDLDPGAPADIVQCCQVGLWLRELLAGMKLKSWAKTSGSKGLQIYVPLNTAVTFDQTKELSRALAEHLEREHPKLVVSKMAKALRTGKIFVDWSQNDEHKTTVNVYSMRAKEQPTVSTPVKWEEVENCLKKKNAKLLVFPFDKVLQRVEKMGDLFEPVETLKQKMPKKGKL; this is translated from the coding sequence ATGAGCGAAAAAGCAGAGCTGATCGTCGAGGGCAAAAAGCTTCCGGTCTCGAATCTAAACAAAGTCCTTTACCCGAAGGCCGGATTCACCAAGGGCCAGCTGATCGATTACTACATCCGCGTCGCTCCGTTCCTTCTCCCGCATTTGAAAGACCGGCCGCTCACCATGAAGCGCTACCCGAATGGCGTCGATCAGCCGTTCTTTTATGAAAAGAATTGCCCCTCGCATCGACCGAGCTGGGTGAAAACCGCGAAAGTCTGGAGCGAAGGCAACCAGCGCGACATGCATTATTGCCTCGCCCAGGATTTGCCGACCCTGGTGTGGGCGGCAAACCTGGCCGACATCGAATTGCACACTTCGCTCGCCCGCAAAAAAGATGTCGCCCGACCGACTATGATGGTGTTCGACCTCGATCCCGGCGCCCCTGCCGATATTGTCCAGTGCTGTCAGGTCGGGCTTTGGCTCCGCGAATTGCTGGCCGGGATGAAGCTGAAGAGCTGGGCCAAAACCTCCGGGTCGAAAGGGCTGCAAATTTACGTGCCGCTCAACACCGCCGTCACTTTCGACCAGACGAAAGAGCTTTCCCGCGCGCTCGCGGAACATCTGGAACGCGAACATCCCAAGTTGGTCGTCTCGAAAATGGCCAAGGCATTGCGGACCGGCAAAATTTTTGTCGACTGGAGCCAGAACGACGAACACAAGACGACCGTGAACGTGTATTCGATGCGGGCCAAGGAGCAGCCGACGGTTTCCACGCCGGTGAAATGGGAAGAGGTCGAGAATTGCTTGAAGAAAAAGAACGCGAAGCTGCTCGTTTTCCCGTTCGACAAGGTTTTGCAGCGCGTGGAGAAAATGGGCGACTTGTTTGAGCCGGTCGAGACGCTCAAGCAAAAGATGCCGAAGAAGGGGAAATTGTAG
- the thrB gene encoding homoserine kinase, with translation MASRFALWIALIMQQVTVRVPASTSNLGPGFDCLGIALRLYNNVTVSRDEGGPPQAIVGSAASSFFKRAGTRPFPFSCSIAGEIPQSRGLGSSAAVRIGVLLGLNELANRPLERRDLFELCAGLEGHPDNAAPACYGGFNVVRRLERQMFTVSAQLHFVLLVPNFEIATADARRLLPARIELLHAVENARNACAITAAFASRDYHSLRGAFADHLHQPFRKTLIPFLDVVIGAAESAGALGAFLSGSGSTICAITLRSPEKIAHEMKAAANSRGAQTILTTADNRGARVLKNRNSKIEIRKSSNGPAR, from the coding sequence ATGGCATCGCGCTTTGCCCTTTGGATCGCCTTAATCATGCAACAGGTCACCGTCCGCGTCCCGGCGAGCACATCCAACCTCGGACCCGGCTTCGACTGCCTGGGTATCGCCCTCCGCCTTTACAATAACGTGACCGTCTCGCGCGACGAGGGCGGGCCGCCTCAAGCGATCGTGGGGTCCGCCGCGAGTTCGTTTTTTAAGCGGGCCGGAACGAGGCCGTTCCCGTTCTCCTGTTCGATTGCCGGCGAAATCCCGCAGTCCCGGGGCTTGGGGAGCAGCGCGGCGGTTCGCATCGGAGTCCTCCTCGGCTTGAACGAGCTCGCGAATCGACCTCTCGAGCGTCGTGATCTTTTTGAGCTCTGCGCCGGGCTCGAAGGTCACCCCGACAACGCCGCGCCCGCCTGCTACGGAGGTTTCAATGTCGTGCGTCGCCTTGAACGCCAGATGTTTACCGTCTCTGCCCAGCTCCATTTCGTCCTCCTCGTCCCCAATTTCGAGATCGCCACGGCCGACGCCCGGCGCCTCCTGCCTGCGCGGATCGAACTTCTGCATGCCGTCGAGAATGCGCGCAACGCCTGCGCCATTACCGCCGCTTTCGCCTCCCGCGATTACCATTCACTTCGGGGCGCGTTCGCCGACCATCTCCACCAGCCGTTCCGAAAAACGCTGATCCCGTTCCTCGATGTTGTCATTGGCGCCGCAGAATCCGCCGGCGCGCTTGGCGCCTTTCTCAGCGGCTCCGGTTCCACCATCTGCGCCATCACCCTTCGTTCGCCTGAAAAAATCGCCCATGAGATGAAAGCCGCCGCCAATTCCCGCGGAGCCCAAACCATCCTCACCACCGCCGACAACCGCGGCGCCCGCGTCCTCAAAAATCGAAATTCGAAAATCGAAATTCGAAAATCTTCCAATGGGCCAGCGCGCTGA
- a CDS encoding dodecin gives MSDHVYKKIELVGSSPASIEEAVANALSRAQKTIRNMRWFEVTEMRGQIEDGKVNHWQVTVKVGFTLDK, from the coding sequence ATGAGCGATCACGTTTACAAAAAGATTGAGCTCGTCGGTTCGTCACCGGCCAGCATCGAAGAAGCGGTGGCGAATGCCCTGAGCCGAGCCCAAAAAACCATTCGCAACATGCGCTGGTTTGAGGTCACCGAAATGCGCGGGCAAATCGAGGACGGCAAGGTCAATCATTGGCAGGTGACCGTTAAAGTCGGGTTCACCTTGGATAAATAA
- a CDS encoding class I SAM-dependent methyltransferase, whose product MSEWIDPDLHRDFISQQTDAIRLCTYPDGWVERFGVDVLISYKTEAALERLKTELCLWALNVDFGFRRVFARFLPKKNADREAPTLILGDPGANLQSTAMERTLSYAIDFGAGYSVGLFIDQRENRRFVRELAPSSLLNCFAYTCSFSVAAATVGAKTISVDLSKKSLARGRENFALNSLPTNDHRFLADDVMAVLPRLARKGEKFDVIILDPPTFSRSHKGKAFQVEQDFERLLLAALEVAERNAKILLSTNCSTLRERALEVMGRFCLKATRRAGNFHHEPPLPDFPAHAGAATVWLTLR is encoded by the coding sequence ATGTCCGAATGGATCGACCCTGATCTCCACCGGGATTTCATCTCGCAGCAGACCGACGCGATCCGGCTTTGCACCTACCCCGATGGATGGGTGGAACGATTTGGCGTCGATGTCCTTATCTCGTACAAAACCGAGGCGGCCCTCGAGCGGCTCAAGACCGAACTCTGTCTCTGGGCGCTCAACGTCGACTTTGGTTTTCGCCGGGTTTTTGCCCGGTTTCTCCCGAAGAAAAACGCGGACCGGGAAGCGCCGACCCTCATCCTGGGCGATCCGGGCGCGAACCTCCAAAGCACGGCCATGGAAAGAACCCTGAGCTACGCGATCGATTTCGGCGCGGGGTATTCGGTGGGCCTCTTTATCGATCAACGGGAGAACCGCCGCTTTGTGCGGGAGCTGGCGCCGAGCTCGCTGCTCAATTGCTTTGCCTACACTTGTTCGTTCTCGGTCGCGGCGGCGACGGTCGGGGCAAAAACGATAAGCGTCGATTTATCCAAGAAATCTCTCGCGCGCGGCCGGGAGAATTTCGCGCTGAATTCTCTGCCGACGAACGACCACCGCTTCCTGGCGGATGACGTCATGGCGGTCCTGCCGCGTTTGGCGCGAAAAGGCGAGAAGTTCGACGTCATCATTCTCGATCCGCCGACCTTCTCGCGCTCCCATAAGGGAAAGGCGTTTCAGGTGGAGCAGGATTTCGAACGCCTGCTGCTGGCCGCCCTCGAGGTTGCCGAACGAAACGCGAAGATCCTGCTTTCGACCAATTGCTCGACGCTCCGGGAGCGCGCGCTCGAAGTGATGGGACGCTTCTGCTTGAAAGCGACCCGCCGCGCGGGAAATTTTCATCACGAACCTCCCCTGCCCGATTTTCCGGCGCATGCAGGCGCCGCTACGGTTTGGTTGACGCTGAGGTGA
- a CDS encoding DMT family transporter, with protein MIEILALGAAVFYGSADFFGGLTARRASTVATVFWSQFAGFVLLLLLLPFLPPTIVSSRDWIWGFVAGFTGGIGVALLYRALAVGAMAVIAPTTAVIAAIIPVLFAFVLGERLRPLTLVGVALALVAIGLVSRPAPQKDSESRTPGKLSLPPGFILALLAGISVGIFFLSLARTTSAAGMWPLIAARIASIALFGVIALITRRSLGMSRSAISTAVTGGALDMLANALYMIAARIGPLSIVVTLASLYPASTVILARMVLGERLSLIQGIGLGCALAAVALIVGTSG; from the coding sequence ATGATTGAAATCCTCGCGCTGGGAGCGGCGGTGTTTTACGGCTCCGCCGATTTCTTTGGCGGACTTACCGCGCGCCGCGCAAGCACTGTCGCCACCGTCTTCTGGTCGCAGTTTGCAGGCTTCGTCCTTCTTCTCCTGCTTTTGCCGTTTCTTCCGCCCACAATTGTTTCATCGCGCGACTGGATCTGGGGATTCGTCGCCGGTTTCACGGGCGGGATCGGCGTTGCCCTTCTGTATCGGGCGCTAGCGGTTGGCGCGATGGCCGTCATCGCTCCCACCACCGCGGTGATCGCCGCGATCATTCCAGTCCTCTTTGCCTTCGTGTTGGGCGAGCGGTTGCGACCGTTGACGCTTGTGGGCGTGGCACTCGCCCTGGTCGCGATTGGATTAGTGAGCAGGCCGGCGCCGCAGAAAGATTCTGAATCCCGGACACCAGGGAAGCTTTCGTTGCCGCCTGGATTCATTCTGGCCTTGCTGGCCGGTATCTCGGTAGGAATTTTTTTCCTCTCGCTCGCCCGGACGACGAGCGCCGCGGGAATGTGGCCGCTCATCGCGGCTCGAATTGCATCGATCGCTCTGTTTGGCGTCATCGCTCTTATCACGCGCCGGTCGCTTGGCATGAGCCGGTCCGCAATTTCGACCGCCGTAACCGGAGGCGCCCTCGATATGCTCGCCAATGCGCTCTACATGATTGCTGCCCGGATTGGGCCGTTGAGCATCGTCGTTACGCTCGCCTCTCTCTATCCGGCGAGCACCGTCATCCTCGCTCGTATGGTTCTCGGCGAACGTCTTAGCCTTATCCAGGGAATTGGTCTGGGCTGTGCGCTTGCCGCCGTCGCGCTGATTGTCGGAACATCCGGCTAA
- a CDS encoding glycosyltransferase family 39 protein yields the protein MVDRDEPRFAEASREMRERHDYVVPYFNDKYRFDKPPFIYWTQVVSYRLFGENEFGARLPSAVAAALTALVLFAWGRRLGSERLGWWAAIIFTLCLQTFIHAKASVADMWLVFFVTAAHWAGFELLAPLATPSMETARLRAVGETPVSENNPQLKYWRFAFYTALGLAFLAKGPLGWIPLLTVAASRFFVRDLSFYRRFWFVTGILGMLAIVCAWGIPAVVRTHGDYFRVGIGRHVVERSFNVIEGHGANSWNTYLAALPFYFITVFISFFPWSIKLPALVKHLWRKRDAIDNYLLSGTLLYFVIMSLVKTKLPHYTLPAFPLLSLLLARYLFNLPGSERFVVRTAKIAAVASLAVSFVVFPMLAPTFPSAQLYKLSRNDLLPEMEFANVDYAEPSVVWYFRSRAHGFFRGLNPDMVERFMNNPGPRFVIVPTPLATALSAKIKPDWKTYRAQGFTIVKGRPTDLTLILKQSQ from the coding sequence CTGGTCGATCGGGACGAGCCCCGTTTCGCCGAGGCTTCGCGAGAGATGCGGGAGCGCCATGATTACGTCGTCCCGTATTTCAACGACAAATACCGCTTCGACAAGCCGCCCTTCATTTATTGGACGCAGGTGGTCAGCTACCGCCTTTTTGGCGAAAATGAATTCGGAGCCCGTTTGCCGTCCGCGGTCGCGGCCGCCCTGACCGCCCTCGTGCTTTTTGCCTGGGGCCGCCGCCTGGGAAGCGAGCGCCTCGGCTGGTGGGCGGCCATCATTTTCACTCTTTGCCTGCAAACCTTCATCCACGCCAAGGCGTCCGTGGCCGATATGTGGCTGGTCTTCTTCGTCACCGCCGCGCATTGGGCCGGCTTCGAATTGCTCGCGCCCTTGGCGACGCCTTCCATGGAGACGGCACGCCTTCGTGCCGTGGGGGAAACGCCCGTATCGGAAAACAACCCGCAGCTGAAATACTGGCGGTTCGCCTTCTACACCGCTCTCGGCCTGGCCTTTCTCGCCAAAGGCCCGCTGGGCTGGATTCCTCTCCTCACGGTCGCGGCTTCGCGATTTTTCGTTCGCGACCTCTCGTTCTATCGCCGGTTCTGGTTCGTAACCGGGATTCTCGGCATGCTCGCGATCGTGTGCGCCTGGGGAATTCCCGCTGTGGTTCGCACCCATGGCGACTACTTTCGCGTCGGCATCGGCCGCCACGTCGTCGAGCGCAGCTTCAACGTCATCGAAGGTCACGGCGCCAATTCCTGGAACACCTACCTCGCCGCGCTGCCTTTCTATTTCATCACCGTCTTTATCAGTTTTTTTCCGTGGTCCATCAAGCTCCCGGCGTTGGTCAAACATCTCTGGCGAAAGCGCGACGCGATCGACAATTACCTTCTCTCCGGCACCCTGCTCTATTTTGTCATCATGAGCCTGGTGAAAACGAAACTTCCGCACTACACGCTCCCGGCGTTTCCGCTCCTCTCGCTTTTGCTGGCGCGCTATCTCTTCAATTTGCCGGGTTCGGAGCGGTTCGTCGTCCGGACTGCGAAGATTGCGGCTGTCGCTTCCCTGGCGGTGTCGTTTGTCGTGTTCCCGATGCTGGCGCCCACCTTTCCTTCCGCGCAGCTCTACAAGTTGTCCCGCAACGATCTTCTCCCGGAGATGGAATTTGCGAATGTCGATTACGCGGAGCCCAGCGTCGTCTGGTATTTCCGCAGCCGCGCCCATGGATTTTTCCGGGGCCTCAATCCGGACATGGTGGAAAGATTTATGAATAATCCAGGGCCGCGATTCGTGATCGTCCCCACGCCCCTGGCCACCGCGCTCTCCGCCAAGATCAAGCCGGACTGGAAAACCTATCGGGCGCAAGGTTTCACCATCGTGAAAGGACGGCCGACCGATCTCACTCTGATCTTAAAACAGTCGCAGTGA
- the lpxK gene encoding tetraacyldisaccharide 4'-kinase, whose product MGQRAENLEQFAIDVILERRHGVRAALLRALLYFLSFIYERIVQMRLFLYRRRILREHTLGCLVISIGNLTVGGTGKTPIVEKFARALRAGGRRVAILSRGYKSVPRRAPRKWWQRLRRREPLPPRIVSDGKALLLDSLTAGDEPYMLAKNLKDVVVLVDKDRVKSGLFAIKELKADTLLLDDGLQYLHLKHRLDIVLIDRQAPFGNEHLLPRGTLREPPRNLRRASYIFITKSTGEPNDELIKRIRRYNRTAEIIECAHQPLHLQDVLTGEQIPLERLRNTYIGSICGIAAPESFEEGLRKLGARLELSKRYTDHHRYTDAELNSFINRCVRRDLEMIVTTEKDAVRFPRLGKVDVPIYFLRVEIEILSGHESWEHCVARICRPQPMLSPERFFA is encoded by the coding sequence ATGGGCCAGCGCGCTGAAAATCTCGAGCAGTTTGCCATCGACGTTATCCTGGAGCGTCGCCACGGCGTGCGGGCCGCGCTCCTCCGGGCGCTGCTTTACTTCCTCTCCTTTATTTATGAGCGGATCGTCCAGATGCGCCTGTTTCTTTATCGGCGGCGGATCCTGCGGGAACACACTCTCGGGTGCCTGGTCATCAGCATCGGGAACCTGACGGTGGGAGGGACCGGCAAGACTCCGATCGTCGAAAAATTTGCCCGTGCCCTGCGGGCCGGCGGGCGGCGGGTCGCAATCTTAAGCCGCGGTTACAAGAGTGTGCCGCGGCGCGCCCCGCGAAAATGGTGGCAGCGGTTGCGCCGAAGAGAGCCGTTGCCGCCGCGAATTGTTTCGGATGGAAAGGCGCTCCTGCTCGACTCGCTGACCGCGGGTGACGAGCCCTACATGCTGGCGAAAAATCTCAAGGATGTCGTCGTCCTGGTGGACAAGGATCGCGTGAAGAGCGGGCTGTTTGCTATCAAGGAACTCAAGGCGGACACGCTTCTTCTCGATGATGGCCTCCAATATCTCCACCTGAAACATCGCCTCGACATCGTCCTCATCGATCGCCAGGCGCCTTTTGGAAACGAGCATCTACTCCCGCGGGGCACGCTCCGGGAGCCGCCCCGCAATTTGCGGCGGGCGAGTTACATATTTATCACCAAGAGCACCGGCGAGCCTAACGACGAGTTGATCAAACGGATCCGGCGTTACAATCGCACCGCCGAAATCATCGAATGCGCCCACCAGCCGCTCCATCTCCAGGACGTCCTGACCGGCGAACAGATCCCGCTCGAGCGTCTCCGGAACACGTATATCGGGTCGATTTGCGGTATCGCCGCGCCCGAGAGCTTCGAAGAAGGGCTGCGCAAACTCGGGGCGCGCCTTGAACTTTCGAAGCGCTACACTGACCACCATCGTTACACCGATGCGGAGTTGAACAGCTTCATTAACCGCTGCGTCCGCCGCGATCTCGAAATGATCGTGACCACCGAGAAAGACGCGGTCCGTTTCCCGCGCCTCGGGAAGGTGGACGTGCCAATTTATTTTCTGCGCGTCGAGATCGAAATCCTGAGCGGCCACGAAAGCTGGGAGCATTGCGTCGCCCGGATCTGCCGGCCCCAGCCGATGCTCTCGCCCGAGCGCTTCTTCGCGTGA